The proteins below are encoded in one region of Carassius auratus strain Wakin unplaced genomic scaffold, ASM336829v1 scaf_tig00215172, whole genome shotgun sequence:
- the LOC113093846 gene encoding uncharacterized protein LOC113093846, with protein sequence MAELPRERVEVSAPFTYCGMDCFGPFIVKRARKELKRYGLLFTCLSSRAVHIEMIEDLSTDSFINALRCFISLRGAVRKLQCDHGTNFVGAKNEFAKSLKEIDTNALEIFLTERQCEFVFNAPSASHAGGVWERQIRTVRNVLNATLALCPGRLDDASLRTLFYEAMAIVNSRPLTVDGINDPNSLEPLTPNHLIMMKSDVALPPPGKFVKQDVYATKRWRRVQYLIEQFWSRWKKEYLLNIAARQKWHIPRRNLQVNDVVIIKDDMLPRGQWQLGRVVETSEGSDGLVRRVKLQLGERKQNQRSKPTVIERPIQKLVVLIENE encoded by the coding sequence ATGGCAGAACTTCCCAGAGAACGTGTTGAGGTTTCCGCTCCATTCACGTACTGTGGTATGGACTGTTTCGGGCCATTTATTGTGAAGAGAGCTCGTAAGGAGCTTAAGAGATATGGCCTATTATTCACTTGTCTATCATCTCGTGCAGTCCATATTGAAATGATTGAGGACCTATCTACAGACTCCTTTATCAATGCCCTAAGGTGCTTTATCAGCCTCAGAGGAGCAGTTCGCAAACTTCAGTGTGACCACGGCACTAACTTTGTTGGAGCTAAAAATGAATTCGCAAAATCACTGAAAGAGATTGACACCAACGCCTTAGAGATCTTTCTTACAGAAAGGCAATGCGAGTTTGTCTTTAATGCTCCTTCTGCAAGCCATGCTGGAGGTGTCTGGGAGCGCCAGATACGTACTGTGCGAAATGTACTCAATGCCACACTTGCTTTATGCCCAGGCAGGCTTGATGACGCATCACTCAGAACGCTGTTCTATGAAGCAATGGCCATTGTAAACAGCCGCCCTCTAACGGTAGATGGGATTAATGATCCAAATTCACTCGAACCATTGACCCCAAACCATCTGATAATGATGAAATCTGATGTTGCTCTTCCACCTCCAGGAAAGTTTGTAAAACAAGATGTGTATGCCACTAAAAGATGGCGCAGAGTTCAATACCTAATCGAACAATTTTGGAGTCGTTGGAAGAAGGAATACCTTCTCAACATTGCAGCACGTCAGAAATGGCATATTCCTCGCCGTAACCTTCAAGTGAATGATGTTGTAATCATCAAAGATGATATGCTTCCCAGAGGTCAGTGGCAATTAGGCCGAGTGGTGGAAACCAGTGAAGGAAGTGATGGTCTTGTAAGGCGAGTTAAGTTGCAGTTAGGGGAGCGAAAACAAAATCAACGCTCCAAGCCCACAGTCATTGAAAGGCCCATCCAAAAATTGGTGGTACTTATTGAAAATGAGTAA